The DNA segment GCCTTTCCAGGGGCATCAGGGCCAGCCCTTCTTTGCCACTTTTTCAGCCTGCGTGCTCCAAGTTCGCCCCTCACACGATTCGTTAGCCCAACTGGTTGCCGAAGCCCAGCGCTGCCTGGAACGCCTGGGAGACCGCCGGCAAGGGCGTCTCATCACACCGGAGACGACTATTACCCCTGAAAAACGCCGAGTATTAGTAGTCGAAGACGATGAAGACATTGCGACGCTGATTCATTACCGGTTAACGCGCGACGGCTTTGAGGTCGTGCACTTTGCCAATGGGCGCGAAGCGCTCACGTGGGCCCGGCAAAACGTTGCCGATCTGGTTATCCTTGACCTCAAGTTACCTGGAATGGATGGGTTTGAACTTCTGCACCACCTGCGCCAGCTTCCAGCATATACCGCAACGCCGATTATCATTCTGACCTGCCTGAACCAGGAGCAACATGTACTGCGGGGGTTCGAACTGGGGGCCGACGACTACATGGTCAAACCGTTCTCTCCGGTTGAGCTAAGCGCCCGGGTCCGTCGTCTTCTGGAACGCCATCCCACGCCTACCTCAATGGACGATTGAACGGCTCGAACGTCTTCCATGAAGTGGTTCGATCCGACACGCTTTTTCTCTCTTTCGTACGACGCCCTGCTCTTCCGCCTGGTGATCGATCTACTGATCGTGCTGTCGGGGCTGGCTTCAGGGCTTGTCGTGCTGGCCATCCTGCTACGCATTCGCAACGACCGGCTCCAGCAGACGCGCAAGCAACTGGAAGCAATGTGGCGACCGCTCCTGATGAAAGTGTTAATGGGAGAGTGCCCGCCTGCCGAGCTGCAACAGCGCATCGCTCCAGCGCACCGGTTCTTTTTTCTGGAATTTGTCTATCGCTACGCTCGTCGCGTGCAGGGTCAGGATTTCCAGACACTCTGCTTGTTGGCCCGTCCTTTCCTGCCCTATATCCGCGATGAACTGAAAAAAGCGGCGCCGGAAGAACGGGCACGACGACTTCAAATTCTGGGATTACTTGGGTTTGAAGACTACCAGGAGGATCTGATTGCCGCCCTGGACGATCCCTCTCCCCTGGTAGCTATTGTAGCGTTTCGGCAACTGGCGCGAGGCGACCGTCCCGAATTTGCTCCGCTACTGGTAGCCAAACTGGACCGCGTCCGGCACTTCAGTCATGAAATGCTGGCTTCCCTTCTGGCCAGCATGGGTGGTTGCGTGTTGCCCCCGCTCCGGGAGATACTCCGCGACCCCTCGCAGCCTGCCTGGAGACGAGCTATCGCCGCCAACGTACTGGCCCGCCTGAACGACGCGACAGCCGGTCCGCTGGCTGCGCAGGCGCTGCAAACCCCGGAGCTGCCCGGCGCCCTGCTCGTTGCCCTGCTGCGCCTGCTGGGCACGGTAGGCACCCCGGAAATGCTCCCCGTGCTCCGTGTCTATCTGACACACCCAGAGGAAGAAGTTCGCGCCGAAGCAGTTCGCGCCCTTGGTCAAATCGGAGGTTCGCAAGCCGTTCCGTTGTTGGTGAAAGCCCTGGACGATCCTTCCCCCTGGGTGGCGTTTTTTGCCGCCGCGGGTCTGCGTCGGGCCGGTCAGAACACCCTGCTCCGCCAGATTGCTAACAGCAAGCATCCGCGGCACGATCTTGTCCGTCAGGTCCTGGCCGAGGAACGACTACCCTCCGACACTGTCTCTCCATGAAAGAGGCTTTCCTGGCTTTTCTTGCAGTTTTTCACGGAATTGTCCTGGTGTACTATGTGGTGCTCAACGGGTATTATCTGATCACCAGTCTGTTTGCATTCTGGGCGCTTCGTCGCCATGCTCGCCGCGAAGCCTCTATGGATATCGACGACCTGATTGCCACAGCCGGTGCTCCCGCTGTAACGCTCATCGTGCCCACCTATAACGAAGCAGCTACCATTGAAGAAGCCTGCCGCTCGCTGCTCAGCCTTCAATATCCGGAGTATGAAATCCTGATCGTCAATGACGGCTCTACCGACAACACCCTGGAGGTGCTACGCCAGACCTATCACCTTATCCCGACTCCCCGGTACCCCCTGGCCCGCATTCCAACAGCCCGCGTGCGCGCGACCTATCAGAGCCGCACCCATCCTAACCTGTGGGTCATTGACAAAGAAAACGGTAAACGAGCCGACGCAATCAATGCGGGCATCAACTTTTGTCGCACGCCCCTGCTCTGCATTGTAGATGCCGATGGGATTCTGGAACGCGACGCCCTGATTCGCATTGTTCGTCCCTTCCTTGAGGATGACCGGACGATCGCGACCGGAGGGATCATCCGAATTGTCAATGGCTGCGTGGTCCGGGATGGCGTTGTACAGGAAGTGCGCCTGCCTCGAAATATGCTGGCCAAGTTTCAGGTATTGGAATACCTGCGGGCCTTTCTGGCTGGCCGCGTCGGATGGGATGCCTTAAAGATTATGCTGCTCATTTCCGGTGCTTTTGGCATGTTTCGCCGATCCCTGGTGGTCGCTGTGGGCGGTCTGGCGCGCGACAGCATCGGAGAAGACCTGGAGCTGACCGTTCGCCTGCATCGCTACTGCCGAGAACGGGGCCTGCCCTATGCGATCCATTTTGTCCCAGACCCTGTAGCCTGGACGGAAGTGCCAGAAACAATCGCAACTCTGGGGCGACAACGCGACCGCTGGCATCGAGGATTGATCGACACCATGCGGCGTCATCTTCGCCTGCTGCTCAATCCACGTTATGGCCGCATTGGTATGGTCGCCTTCCCATACTTTTTCTTTTTTGAGATGATAGGCCCGCTGATTGAGTTTATGGGATACATTGTCTTTACCGTAGTGCTGCTGCTGGGCCTTGCTCACCTGCCTTTTGTGCTGCTGTTTCTGACGGTTACCATCCTGTTAGGAGCCGTAATTTCTTTTGCAGCCGTAGGGCTGGAAGAACTGAGCTTTCGCCGCTACCCACGCATTCGAGACCTGCTGGAGCTATTTTTACTGGCCTTTCTGGAGAACTTTGGCTATCGCCAGCTGCACACCTACTTTCGGTTTCGGGGCTTTATTTCCTACTTCCGGGGCCAGACCGGCTGGGGTCATATGGAACGAAAAGGATTCCAAACAGCCTGATACCCATGCGCTTGCTGCTTGCCATTGGCCTGGGATACCTGATGGTGCTTCCATCAGTTGCACAGAAACAGTCCCATTGGCACCTCTTCACGTTTTACTCCTACGAAGCCCTCAACCAGCAGCGCCCAGCCTGGCACGTGTGGCACCTTGGACTTCAACGGCGTCTTGCCCGTCAGACCGTGATCGCCGATGTTACCGTGCACCAGCGATTCAACCGACGCGACGTAGCCTGGGCGCTCGATAGCTGGTCTACCCTGTGGTCAAAAGCCTACGGCAACCTGCGGCTGCAGTATGCGCCAACCCCGCAGTTTTTACCCGCTGCAGAGGTTTATCTTGAACTCTATCAGGGCCTGGGAGCCTGGGAAGTGGCGCTTTCCGCACGCTCGCGCTTCTTTTCGGACAATACGGTGCCTACCCTGGGACTGGCCCTGGCGCGCTATGAAGCCAACTGGTACCTGCGTACCCGTACCATGCTGACGACCCTGGCAGGCCACCTGAACTGGACGCAGACGTTTATGGCCCGCCGCTACTGGCGTCCTCCTCAGGAGTTTATAGATCTGCAGGTGGGGATAGGCCGCGGCGTAGAAATCATTGACGTGGGGCCCGTGCTGCAGGCTGTTCGCACCTACTTCGTGGCCATCCGCCTGCAACGGTTCCTAAGGCCCTCCCTGGGCATCTCGGTCGGGCTTACCTACAGCAACGACGACCTGTTTACGCGGCGAGGCATTCTGCTGGGATTGCTACAGCGCTGGTAGCGCTCACGCGCCCTCGGCTTCTTCCTCGGAAGCCCCTCCAATCGCCCGGCGCATTTCAGTGTCGGCTTGAATATTGCGCAGGTTGTAGTAGTCGAGCACGCCCAGATTGCCCTTGCGAAGCGCTTCGGCAATGGCCTTGGGGATTTCCGCTTCGGCCTCAACCACCTTGGCGCGCATCTCCTGCACCAGCGCCCGCATTTCCTGCTCACGCGCTACAGCGGCTGCCCGCCGCTCTTCGGCCTTGGCCCGGGCCACGCGCAGGTCCGCTTCCGCCTGATCGGTTTGCAGCTTGGCCCCGATGTTTTCGCCTACGTCCACGTCGGCAATATCGATTGACAGAATTTCAAAGGCCGTGCCGGCGTCCAGTCCTTTTTCGAGCACCGTTTTCGAGATACGATCTGGATTTTCCAGCACTTCCTTGTGCGTTTCTGCCGACCCGATAGTTGACACGATGCCTTCGCCTACGCGGGCGATGATGGTTTCCTCTCCAGCACCGCCTACCAGACGTTCAATGTCAGCGCGCACGGTTACCCGTGCAATGGCCCGGACCTGAATGCCATCTTTCGCGACGGCCGAAACCGGGGGTGTTTCAATCACTTTGGGATTGACCGACACCTGCACGGCCTCGTACACGTCGCGTCCGGCCAGATCAATCGCAGCAGCCCGTTCAAAGCTCAGGTCAATATTCGCTTTATCTGCCGAAATCAACGCATTGACAACCTTTTGCACGTTACCACCGGCCAGGTAGTGCGCTTCAAGCTGAGCGGTTTCCAGATGAATTCCTGCTTTATGCGCGGTAATTAGAGGCTTAACAATCACGTGCGGCGGCACTTTGCGCAGCCGCATGCCCACCAGATCACGCACCAGTTTGAGCCGAACGCCTGAAAAGTAGGCGGTAATCCAGAGGCCGACCGGCACAAAGTAGAAAAACAGGGCCACACCTGCCACGATCAGAATCAGCAGGATCAGGCCAGACGAGAATAGCAGTTCCATGGCGACCTCCTAAAAAATTAGCCGCGGGTGCTGTAAGCTACCACGCGGCATGTACGAGCGCAACAGCCCAGAAGTTGCTTCAGCGTGCCGTTGTCTTTCGATAGTCTCCGCTGGCGCCTCCGGTTTTAGCCAACAACTGAATATCTGTGATAACAATCTCCTTAGAGAGCGACTTGCACATGTCGTAGATCGTCAGCGCTGCAATGGAGACCGCCGTCAGCGCCTCCATCTCCACGCCTGTGGGTCCAGTTGCCTTGGTGTAGGCGCGAATTTCAATACTGTTGGTTTCCTGGTTAGGCTTCAGCTCCAGGTCAATGGCGGTCAGGTTAACGTGATGGCAGAGTGGAATCAGGAGGCTGGTCTGCTTGGCCCCCATGATGCCCGCAAGCTGTGCGACCGTCAGCACATCCCCTTTCCGCACCTCATGGGCCGTGATGGCCCGCAGCACTTCGGGTGGCACGACCACGCGTCCGCTTGCTACGGCAGTCCGCACGGTTGGCCCCTTGGCTGAGACATCCACCATACGCACCCCGCCTTCCGGATCCAGGTGCGTCAGCGCATACGAGGGCGTCTGCAGTTCCTCCGGCATTGCGGTTCTGATTTTGGTTGCGGGCTATGAAAAGTATCGTCGTCAATACTGGCCGAATAAACAGCCAACCCGAAAGGAAGTTCACCGCGGAGCAGGACACAGCGCAGCAGCTTCCGGATCGGCATAGACGCATTGGCCGCCCAGAAAGGTCGCCAGCACGCGTGTCTGGAGAATTTGCGCTGGCGGCACGGTCATAATGTCGTGTGAAAGCACGACGAAATCGGCATACTTACCGGGCGTCAGCGAGCCCAGCTCATGCTCTTGAAACGCCGCATAGGCAGCGTCCAGGGTAAAGGCCCGCAGTGCTTCTTCGCGCGTAAGCCGCTGCTCGGGATACCAGCCACCCTCCGGCCAGCCATCGGCGTCTTGCCGCGTAATAGCTGCATAAAACCCCAGCAGCGGATTGACCGACTCAACCGGAAAGTCGGATCCAAAAGCCAGGCGCACGCCATGCTGCAGCAACGTGCGCCAGGCGTACGCCCCCTGCACGCGCTCAGGGCCAAGCCGGTCTTCGGCCCAGTACATATCGCTGGTAGCGTGCGTGGGTTGCATCGACGCGATTATGTTCAGTTGTGCAAAGCGAGCAAAATCTTCGGGTGCAATTACCTGCGCGTGCTCTACCCGATGGCGTCCCACCGTGCGCCCCAGCGTCTGCAAAGCCTTCTCGTAAACATCCAGCACCACACGTACGCCCCGATCACCGATAGCATGCGTGTTGACCTGAAAGCCACATTGCATAGCCCGCGCGACCATCTGCGCAAACGCTTCCGGCTCATAGCGTAGCAGTCCCCGATTACCGGGATCATCGCTATAGTCGGCCAGCAGGGCGGCCCCTCGGCTTCCCAGCGCTCCGTCAATGTACAGCTTGACCGAACGCACCGTCAGACGCCCGCCATAATTCAACAACGGTCCCTGAGCGCAGAAGTGCTGAAACGCCTCTCCCAGCCCATCCACCATCACATACAGACGTAACGTAAGCGTCCCGGCATCTACTGCCTGCTGGTAGCGCCGGATCGTCGCCAGGCTGGTGCCAGCATCATGCACCCCTGTCAACCCGAAACGATTGGCCTCGGCAACAGCCCGGCGCAGCGCCTCGTCCAACTCGGCTTCTGAAGGCGGCGGAATGTGCCGCGCTATCAGATCCATAGCTGCGTCGATAAACACACCGGTCGGACGTCCCTCGGCATCCCGCACGATGTGTCCCCCTTCGGGGTCTGGAACGGCTTCTGTCAGCAGGGCCGGGTAGGCCCTGCGGATGGCAGCGGTGTTTGCCCAGGCGGCATGCCCGTCAATGCGCACCAGCCAGACGGGCCGTTCTGGAAAGACCGCGTCCAGCATCTGGCGGGTGGGGAATTCTTTGACCGGCCAGTCGTTTTGATCCCAGCCACGTCCCAGCAGCCAGGCATCCCGGGGCAACTGCTGCGCAAACGTCTCCAGCCGCTCCAGAATCTCCTGGACGGAACGCGTGCCCGTCAGATCGGCCCGCATGCGGTTCAGGCCCAGCCCCATCAGATGCGCATGGGCATCGATAAACCCGGGTACTACCACGCGTCCTTCCAGATCAATATGGGGAGCATCGGGGTAGACATCTGTAAGCTGGGCCGTGGTACCAACCATCAGGATGCGGTCGCCTCGAACCGCCATCG comes from the Rhodothermus profundi genome and includes:
- a CDS encoding HEAT repeat domain-containing protein, whose protein sequence is MKWFDPTRFFSLSYDALLFRLVIDLLIVLSGLASGLVVLAILLRIRNDRLQQTRKQLEAMWRPLLMKVLMGECPPAELQQRIAPAHRFFFLEFVYRYARRVQGQDFQTLCLLARPFLPYIRDELKKAAPEERARRLQILGLLGFEDYQEDLIAALDDPSPLVAIVAFRQLARGDRPEFAPLLVAKLDRVRHFSHEMLASLLASMGGCVLPPLREILRDPSQPAWRRAIAANVLARLNDATAGPLAAQALQTPELPGALLVALLRLLGTVGTPEMLPVLRVYLTHPEEEVRAEAVRALGQIGGSQAVPLLVKALDDPSPWVAFFAAAGLRRAGQNTLLRQIANSKHPRHDLVRQVLAEERLPSDTVSP
- a CDS encoding glycosyltransferase family 2 protein, with protein sequence MKEAFLAFLAVFHGIVLVYYVVLNGYYLITSLFAFWALRRHARREASMDIDDLIATAGAPAVTLIVPTYNEAATIEEACRSLLSLQYPEYEILIVNDGSTDNTLEVLRQTYHLIPTPRYPLARIPTARVRATYQSRTHPNLWVIDKENGKRADAINAGINFCRTPLLCIVDADGILERDALIRIVRPFLEDDRTIATGGIIRIVNGCVVRDGVVQEVRLPRNMLAKFQVLEYLRAFLAGRVGWDALKIMLLISGAFGMFRRSLVVAVGGLARDSIGEDLELTVRLHRYCRERGLPYAIHFVPDPVAWTEVPETIATLGRQRDRWHRGLIDTMRRHLRLLLNPRYGRIGMVAFPYFFFFEMIGPLIEFMGYIVFTVVLLLGLAHLPFVLLFLTVTILLGAVISFAAVGLEELSFRRYPRIRDLLELFLLAFLENFGYRQLHTYFRFRGFISYFRGQTGWGHMERKGFQTA
- a CDS encoding YaiO family outer membrane beta-barrel protein gives rise to the protein MRLLLAIGLGYLMVLPSVAQKQSHWHLFTFYSYEALNQQRPAWHVWHLGLQRRLARQTVIADVTVHQRFNRRDVAWALDSWSTLWSKAYGNLRLQYAPTPQFLPAAEVYLELYQGLGAWEVALSARSRFFSDNTVPTLGLALARYEANWYLRTRTMLTTLAGHLNWTQTFMARRYWRPPQEFIDLQVGIGRGVEIIDVGPVLQAVRTYFVAIRLQRFLRPSLGISVGLTYSNDDLFTRRGILLGLLQRW
- the floA gene encoding flotillin-like protein FloA (flotillin-like protein involved in membrane lipid rafts) — its product is MELLFSSGLILLILIVAGVALFFYFVPVGLWITAYFSGVRLKLVRDLVGMRLRKVPPHVIVKPLITAHKAGIHLETAQLEAHYLAGGNVQKVVNALISADKANIDLSFERAAAIDLAGRDVYEAVQVSVNPKVIETPPVSAVAKDGIQVRAIARVTVRADIERLVGGAGEETIIARVGEGIVSTIGSAETHKEVLENPDRISKTVLEKGLDAGTAFEILSIDIADVDVGENIGAKLQTDQAEADLRVARAKAEERRAAAVAREQEMRALVQEMRAKVVEAEAEIPKAIAEALRKGNLGVLDYYNLRNIQADTEMRRAIGGASEEEAEGA
- the moaC gene encoding cyclic pyranopterin monophosphate synthase MoaC, encoding MPEELQTPSYALTHLDPEGGVRMVDVSAKGPTVRTAVASGRVVVPPEVLRAITAHEVRKGDVLTVAQLAGIMGAKQTSLLIPLCHHVNLTAIDLELKPNQETNSIEIRAYTKATGPTGVEMEALTAVSIAALTIYDMCKSLSKEIVITDIQLLAKTGGASGDYRKTTAR
- a CDS encoding amidohydrolase produces the protein MKYAYILLAMGAMLVSTRQAQGQADYVLINGRLYTVDPAQPVAEAMAVRGDRILMVGTTAQLTDVYPDAPHIDLEGRVVVPGFIDAHAHLMGLGLNRMRADLTGTRSVQEILERLETFAQQLPRDAWLLGRGWDQNDWPVKEFPTRQMLDAVFPERPVWLVRIDGHAAWANTAAIRRAYPALLTEAVPDPEGGHIVRDAEGRPTGVFIDAAMDLIARHIPPPSEAELDEALRRAVAEANRFGLTGVHDAGTSLATIRRYQQAVDAGTLTLRLYVMVDGLGEAFQHFCAQGPLLNYGGRLTVRSVKLYIDGALGSRGAALLADYSDDPGNRGLLRYEPEAFAQMVARAMQCGFQVNTHAIGDRGVRVVLDVYEKALQTLGRTVGRHRVEHAQVIAPEDFARFAQLNIIASMQPTHATSDMYWAEDRLGPERVQGAYAWRTLLQHGVRLAFGSDFPVESVNPLLGFYAAITRQDADGWPEGGWYPEQRLTREEALRAFTLDAAYAAFQEHELGSLTPGKYADFVVLSHDIMTVPPAQILQTRVLATFLGGQCVYADPEAAALCPAPR